From Nitratidesulfovibrio vulgaris str. Hildenborough, a single genomic window includes:
- a CDS encoding flagellar basal body-associated FliL family protein: MPEDLSGKAQPDTAPLDAGLAMSRAEEKVELDLDDAPFLIPEVETPPPPPKAETSLSLDIPEEKPAKKSLFANRKLLIIAAAVLLLLVGGGGATWWFVLRTPPEKPAGPKTVVVPSEPAPVEVPKASTPVVSLEPFWVEQRDMDGQIRFLVCKFAAPATDPKLIHEIQGKKVVIRDAVYYYLKNKSLVFLTDGANAETLKKDLLTIINGYLSLGKLEDLLIENYLVK, from the coding sequence ATGCCCGAAGACCTTTCCGGCAAGGCCCAGCCCGATACCGCCCCTCTCGACGCGGGGCTGGCCATGTCTCGCGCTGAAGAGAAGGTCGAACTCGACCTCGACGACGCGCCATTCCTCATCCCCGAAGTCGAGACGCCCCCGCCCCCCCCGAAGGCCGAGACCTCGCTCTCGCTCGACATTCCTGAAGAGAAGCCCGCCAAGAAGTCGCTCTTCGCCAATCGCAAGCTGCTCATCATCGCGGCTGCGGTGCTGTTGCTGCTTGTGGGCGGCGGCGGTGCCACATGGTGGTTCGTGCTGCGTACGCCGCCAGAAAAGCCGGCAGGGCCCAAGACCGTCGTCGTCCCGTCTGAACCTGCGCCCGTCGAAGTTCCCAAGGCATCGACACCGGTCGTCTCGCTGGAACCCTTCTGGGTCGAACAGCGCGACATGGACGGTCAGATTCGCTTTCTGGTGTGCAAGTTCGCCGCCCCCGCCACCGACCCCAAGCTCATCCATGAGATACAGGGCAAAAAGGTGGTCATCCGCGATGCGGTGTATTATTACCTCAAGAACAAGTCGCTGGTTTTTTTGACGGACGGGGCGAATGCCGAGACGCTCAAGAAAGACCTGCTCACCATCATCAACGGCTATCTGAGCCTCGGCAAGCTGGAGGACCTGCTCATAGAGAACTATCTGGTGAAGTAG
- the flhA gene encoding flagellar biosynthesis protein FlhA, giving the protein MASQPGVAPRIDYARFAKQGDILLAGGVVTILFVMLVPLPTFFLDILLCCSISLSLVILVTSMFMMSPLEFSIFPSLLLVTTLLRLALNVASTRLILLHGDEGTDAAGEVIRAFGEFVVGGSYVIGAVIFMILFILNKNVITAGTTRIAEVAARFTLDAMPGKQMAIEADLNAGLIDETEANERRKNIRKEADFYGAMDGAGKFVSGDVNAGMFITLINIIGGLLVGIIQKDMPWRDALTTYTLLTVGDGLVSTIPSIIVSTAAGIIVSRAASEAKMGEEFLGQLTYNSRAMRLVSGVLLLFALVPGLPTVPFLIFSASLFFFAKLLGDRDGDEAQGDAKRAGGKAAKGKGDSLDTPEEVQALLPLDALELEVGYGLIPLVDEEQNGNLLTRIRSIRRQFALDMGVVIPSLHLRDNLQLKPGQYALLIKGNQVTSAEILIDHLLAMDPGTARHRIQGIETREPAFNLPALWIPESQKEEAMLAGYTVVDPSTVIATHLTEVFRRHLSEFLGRQEVQGLLDNLSKHAPKAVEELVPGVLSLGVVQKVLQNLVRENVSVRDLLSVVETLADYGPAIKNPDTLTEYVRERLARSIVKPHMDSEGTLPIITLDANVERTLQDSIRQTEGGAYLALNPSTAQRLIQSVNTQVENAVGTDGQPVVLTQPGTRPHLAQLLMRFLPNIPVLSQAEIPPDIRLQAVGNVVVD; this is encoded by the coding sequence ATGGCTTCGCAACCCGGTGTCGCTCCCCGCATAGATTACGCCCGTTTCGCCAAACAGGGCGACATCCTGCTTGCCGGGGGCGTGGTGACGATCCTCTTCGTCATGCTGGTGCCCCTGCCCACGTTCTTCCTCGACATCCTGCTCTGTTGCAGCATCTCGCTTTCGCTGGTGATTCTCGTCACCTCCATGTTCATGATGTCGCCGCTGGAGTTCTCCATCTTCCCGTCGCTGCTGCTGGTGACCACCCTGCTGCGCCTTGCGCTCAACGTGGCTTCGACGCGACTCATCCTGCTGCACGGCGACGAAGGGACGGACGCCGCGGGCGAGGTCATTCGCGCCTTCGGCGAGTTCGTCGTCGGCGGCAGCTATGTCATCGGCGCGGTCATCTTCATGATCCTGTTCATCCTGAACAAGAACGTCATCACGGCGGGTACCACCCGCATCGCCGAAGTGGCCGCGCGCTTCACCCTCGACGCCATGCCCGGCAAGCAGATGGCCATCGAAGCCGACCTCAACGCCGGACTCATCGACGAGACGGAGGCCAACGAACGCCGCAAGAACATCCGCAAGGAGGCCGACTTCTACGGCGCCATGGACGGTGCGGGCAAGTTCGTCTCCGGTGACGTGAACGCGGGCATGTTCATCACCCTCATCAACATCATCGGCGGCCTGCTTGTCGGCATCATCCAGAAGGACATGCCGTGGCGCGACGCCCTGACCACCTACACCCTGCTCACCGTCGGTGACGGTCTCGTCTCCACCATCCCCTCCATCATCGTCTCGACGGCGGCGGGCATCATCGTGTCGCGTGCTGCCTCCGAAGCGAAGATGGGTGAAGAGTTCCTCGGCCAGCTGACCTACAACTCCCGCGCCATGCGCCTCGTCTCCGGGGTGCTGCTGCTCTTCGCCCTCGTGCCGGGACTGCCCACGGTGCCCTTCCTCATCTTCTCGGCCTCGCTCTTCTTCTTCGCCAAGCTGCTTGGCGACCGCGACGGGGACGAAGCGCAGGGAGACGCCAAGCGGGCTGGCGGCAAGGCCGCCAAGGGCAAGGGCGACAGCCTCGACACCCCCGAAGAGGTGCAGGCGCTGCTGCCCCTCGACGCGCTGGAACTTGAAGTGGGCTACGGCCTCATTCCGCTGGTGGACGAGGAGCAGAACGGCAACCTGCTCACGCGCATCCGTTCCATCCGCCGTCAGTTCGCGCTGGACATGGGCGTGGTCATCCCCTCGCTGCACCTGCGCGACAACCTCCAGCTGAAGCCGGGGCAGTATGCCCTGCTCATCAAGGGCAACCAGGTGACGTCGGCGGAGATTCTCATCGACCATCTCCTCGCCATGGACCCCGGCACGGCGCGCCACCGCATTCAGGGCATCGAGACGCGCGAGCCCGCGTTCAACCTGCCCGCGCTGTGGATTCCAGAATCGCAGAAGGAAGAGGCCATGCTGGCTGGGTACACGGTGGTGGACCCGTCCACGGTCATCGCCACGCACCTCACCGAGGTCTTCCGCCGTCATCTTTCCGAGTTCCTCGGCAGACAGGAAGTGCAGGGACTGCTCGACAACCTCTCCAAGCACGCCCCCAAGGCCGTGGAGGAACTGGTTCCCGGCGTCCTTTCACTGGGTGTGGTGCAGAAGGTGCTCCAGAACCTCGTGCGCGAGAACGTCTCGGTGCGCGACCTGCTTTCGGTGGTCGAGACACTGGCCGACTACGGCCCCGCCATCAAGAACCCCGACACCCTCACCGAATACGTCCGCGAACGTCTCGCGCGCAGCATCGTCAAGCCGCACATGGACAGCGAAGGCACGCTGCCCATCATCACGCTCGACGCCAATGTGGAACGCACTCTTCAGGACTCCATCCGCCAGACCGAAGGCGGCGCCTATCTCGCTCTCAACCCATCCACCGCGCAGCGGCTCATCCAGAGCGTCAACACGCAGGTGGAGAATGCCGTGGGCACCGACGGTCAACCCGTTGTGCTCACGCAGCCCGGCACTCGCCCCCATCTCGCCCAGTTGCTCATGCGCTTTCTCCCCAACATCCCCGTGCTCTCGCAAGCGGAGATTCCCCCTGACATCCGGCTTCAGGCCGTAGGTAACGTGGTGGTCGACTGA
- a CDS encoding pyridoxal phosphate-dependent aminotransferase, with protein sequence MNISDRLTRIKPSATLAVNAKALELKARGVKVVSLAVGEPDFGTPAHICEAAKRAIDEGFTRYTPVPGIIELREAVAGYFGRCYGVEAPAEATIVTNGGKQALYNLFQALLNPGDEVLVPAPYWVSYPALVQLAEGVPVFVPSPAERGFKITPAELDAHRTPRTRVLLLNSPSNPTGACYTREEMDALMQWAVDHDIFVIADEIYDRLVYGDMQPVSVSGWWQRFPDRVAVVNGLAKTFAMTGWRVGYVLAHPDLVKAVAKIQGQSTSNICSIAQKAALAALTGPYDAVEEMRCAFVRRRDLAYDIISGWKDVVCPRPDGAFYLFADIHRHYNASMPDSAAVCTRLLEEAQVALVPGSAFGDDKCIRFSYAVADDVLEDALSRVAKVLFG encoded by the coding sequence ATGAACATCTCGGATCGTCTTACCCGCATCAAACCTTCCGCCACGCTCGCCGTCAACGCCAAGGCGCTCGAACTCAAGGCCCGTGGGGTGAAGGTCGTCAGCCTCGCCGTGGGCGAGCCTGATTTCGGCACACCCGCGCACATCTGCGAGGCGGCCAAGAGAGCCATCGACGAGGGTTTCACCCGCTACACCCCCGTGCCCGGCATCATCGAACTGCGAGAGGCGGTGGCGGGCTACTTCGGTCGATGCTACGGGGTCGAAGCCCCCGCCGAGGCCACCATCGTGACCAACGGCGGCAAGCAGGCACTGTACAACCTCTTTCAGGCACTGCTCAACCCCGGCGACGAGGTGCTCGTGCCCGCGCCCTACTGGGTGAGCTATCCTGCGCTGGTGCAGCTTGCCGAGGGTGTGCCCGTGTTCGTGCCCTCGCCCGCCGAGCGCGGCTTCAAGATAACCCCCGCCGAACTCGATGCGCACCGCACCCCCAGAACACGGGTGCTGCTGCTCAATTCGCCCTCCAACCCCACGGGTGCGTGCTACACCCGCGAGGAGATGGACGCCCTCATGCAGTGGGCCGTCGACCATGACATCTTCGTCATCGCCGACGAGATATACGACCGCCTCGTCTACGGCGACATGCAGCCCGTGAGCGTCTCCGGCTGGTGGCAGCGCTTCCCCGACAGGGTGGCGGTGGTCAACGGCCTCGCCAAAACCTTTGCCATGACCGGGTGGCGCGTGGGCTATGTGCTTGCCCACCCCGACCTCGTGAAGGCCGTGGCCAAGATTCAGGGGCAGTCCACGTCCAACATATGCTCCATCGCCCAGAAGGCCGCCCTCGCCGCCCTGACCGGTCCCTACGATGCCGTGGAGGAGATGCGGTGCGCCTTCGTGCGCCGTCGCGACCTCGCCTATGACATCATCTCCGGCTGGAAGGACGTGGTGTGCCCGCGCCCCGACGGTGCGTTCTACCTCTTCGCCGACATCCACCGGCACTACAACGCCTCCATGCCCGATTCGGCCGCCGTATGCACCCGTCTTCTCGAAGAGGCGCAGGTGGCGCTGGTGCCCGGTTCCGCCTTCGGCGACGACAAGTGCATCAGGTTCTCGTACGCCGTGGCGGACGATGTGCTCGAAGATGCGCTCTCGCGCGTCGCCAAGGTACTGTTCGGCTAG
- the sfsA gene encoding DNA/RNA nuclease SfsA, giving the protein MRKILLPYPAGCATGTFVRRVKRFSVEMTRDGESVWVHSNNSGSMLGLLRPGATMLASPAANPDRKLAWTHEAMRCHGDGPQGFWVGVNTSVPNRMVEAAFHAGRLPWAQGYDTFRRERKRGDSRLDARLDGPGLPTLWVECKNVTMVEDDVACFPDAVTERGSKHLREMMDIVSRGERAAMFYLVQRPDGLCFGPADVIDPQYAALFWEAVDAGVEMYPHRGIVSPVGIDLSGVLPLTRCR; this is encoded by the coding sequence ATGCGAAAGATACTGCTCCCCTATCCGGCAGGATGCGCGACCGGGACGTTCGTGCGCCGCGTCAAACGCTTCAGTGTGGAGATGACGCGCGACGGCGAAAGCGTGTGGGTACACAGCAACAATTCAGGCAGCATGCTGGGATTGCTGCGCCCCGGCGCCACCATGCTGGCATCCCCTGCCGCCAACCCCGACCGCAAGCTGGCGTGGACGCATGAGGCCATGCGCTGTCATGGCGACGGGCCGCAAGGCTTCTGGGTGGGGGTCAACACTTCGGTGCCCAACCGCATGGTCGAAGCGGCGTTCCATGCCGGACGCCTGCCATGGGCGCAGGGCTACGATACCTTCCGGCGTGAACGCAAGCGGGGCGACAGCCGCCTCGACGCCCGTCTCGACGGCCCCGGACTGCCGACGCTGTGGGTGGAGTGCAAGAACGTGACGATGGTGGAGGATGATGTGGCGTGCTTCCCCGACGCGGTGACCGAACGTGGCAGCAAGCACCTGCGCGAGATGATGGACATCGTGTCGCGCGGCGAACGCGCCGCCATGTTCTACCTCGTGCAACGCCCCGACGGACTGTGCTTCGGCCCCGCCGATGTCATCGACCCGCAGTACGCAGCCCTCTTCTGGGAGGCGGTGGATGCGGGGGTCGAGATGTACCCGCACCGTGGCATCGTCTCCCCGGTAGGTATCGACCTTAGTGGGGTGCTGCCGCTTACGCGATGCAGGTGA
- a CDS encoding FliA/WhiG family RNA polymerase sigma factor, translating to MVTSSSSGKSCSSAASPWEALEAGTTAWPDFAPAEKEAIVRHYAPKIRFLALRLKAKLPRNVELGELISAGTLGLMEALGKFKPQLGIRFETYAESRIRGAMLDELRRLDWFPRSLRQRVRQLDEAMQRIEHETGRRATEEDLQKATGLDEKDVRLGLEALQNQLCLSLEAMQDSLAGEGGPQSDADPMQTAATQELIERVASLIDELTPREKLVLSLYYSDELNMRETAEVMGITEGRVSQLHSQALGRLRREFRNHYGEHDAV from the coding sequence ATGGTAACATCAAGTTCTTCTGGAAAAAGCTGCTCTTCCGCAGCTAGCCCTTGGGAGGCGCTTGAGGCCGGAACGACGGCATGGCCCGACTTCGCCCCGGCGGAGAAGGAGGCCATCGTCCGTCATTACGCGCCCAAGATACGCTTCCTCGCCCTGCGCCTGAAGGCCAAGCTGCCGCGCAACGTCGAGCTTGGCGAACTCATCAGCGCTGGTACGCTGGGTCTCATGGAGGCACTTGGCAAGTTCAAGCCGCAATTGGGCATCCGCTTCGAGACCTACGCCGAAAGCCGCATCCGTGGGGCCATGCTCGACGAGTTGCGAAGGCTCGACTGGTTCCCGCGAAGTCTGCGGCAACGGGTGCGACAGCTTGACGAGGCCATGCAGCGCATCGAGCACGAGACGGGGCGGCGCGCCACTGAAGAAGACTTGCAGAAGGCCACGGGGTTGGACGAGAAGGATGTACGACTGGGCCTTGAGGCGTTGCAGAACCAGCTGTGCCTCTCGCTGGAGGCTATGCAGGATTCGCTGGCGGGTGAAGGCGGCCCGCAGTCGGACGCCGACCCCATGCAGACCGCAGCCACGCAAGAGCTCATCGAGCGCGTGGCCTCTCTCATCGACGAATTGACACCAAGAGAGAAGTTGGTATTGTCATTATATTACAGTGATGAACTGAACATGCGCGAAACCGCAGAAGTCATGGGCATCACCGAGGGGCGGGTCTCGCAGTTGCACTCACAGGCGCTGGGTAGGCTGCGTCGCGAATTCCGCAACCATTACGGCGAGCACGACGCCGTCTAG
- a CDS encoding flagellar biosynthesis protein FlhF has product MQVKTYTGPSTQAVLAQIKSELGPDAVILSTRSGRKEGRRFCEVTAGVERNGNGSTPHGAGAAADGGDPSQLPAGWESWHREWSCIKEHLLALMKPGLRLEQLTPRQRLALEFLEREGVEDTVLMSLYRRLLTSPGASVLEPLTGMVPVKPWSREAWPQRVHVFAGPFGSGKTTTLVRMALRGQGAESAGGRVQVVNADCERGNGRLLLRHWAELSGFGYAEAADDGAMRAALDCDADRVFVDLPGLARGETLTQRLAHLGLGGDDVAVHLVLPPHCGGQQTADFVNRYGAPGTASIVWTKLDEACTYGTLVNVAAANGLPVSALSFGPGLRGSLVSASESALWRLVFKRQLPGRTSDGPAARQP; this is encoded by the coding sequence ATGCAGGTAAAGACGTACACAGGCCCCTCTACGCAGGCCGTACTGGCCCAGATAAAGAGCGAACTCGGCCCTGACGCCGTCATTCTCTCCACCCGTTCCGGTCGCAAGGAGGGACGCCGTTTCTGCGAGGTGACCGCAGGCGTGGAGCGCAACGGCAACGGCAGCACGCCCCATGGGGCGGGTGCGGCGGCAGACGGGGGCGACCCCTCGCAACTGCCCGCCGGCTGGGAGTCGTGGCATCGCGAATGGTCGTGCATCAAGGAACACCTGCTCGCCCTGATGAAGCCGGGGCTGCGCCTCGAACAGCTCACCCCGCGCCAGCGGCTTGCACTGGAGTTCCTTGAACGCGAGGGCGTGGAGGATACTGTGCTCATGTCCCTGTACCGTCGGCTGCTGACCTCGCCGGGCGCCTCGGTTCTCGAACCGCTCACCGGCATGGTGCCGGTGAAGCCGTGGTCGCGCGAGGCGTGGCCGCAGCGGGTGCACGTCTTCGCCGGGCCCTTCGGCAGCGGCAAGACGACCACGCTGGTGCGCATGGCCCTGCGCGGTCAGGGGGCGGAATCCGCAGGCGGGCGCGTGCAGGTGGTCAACGCCGACTGCGAGCGCGGCAACGGCAGGCTGCTGCTGCGCCACTGGGCCGAACTCTCCGGTTTCGGCTATGCCGAGGCCGCCGACGACGGTGCCATGCGCGCGGCCCTCGATTGTGACGCAGACCGCGTCTTCGTCGACCTGCCCGGACTCGCCCGAGGCGAGACCCTGACGCAACGCCTCGCCCATCTCGGTCTGGGCGGTGACGATGTGGCGGTGCACCTCGTGTTGCCCCCGCACTGCGGGGGGCAGCAGACGGCGGACTTCGTGAACCGCTACGGCGCACCCGGAACCGCAAGCATCGTCTGGACGAAGCTGGACGAAGCCTGTACTTACGGAACACTGGTCAACGTCGCCGCGGCGAACGGTCTGCCCGTGTCCGCCCTCTCGTTCGGGCCGGGGCTGCGTGGCAGCCTCGTCTCCGCCAGCGAGAGCGCACTGTGGCGGCTGGTCTTCAAGCGCCAGTTGCCCGGACGAACCTCCGACGGCCCCGCGGCCCGTCAACCATAG
- a CDS encoding MinD/ParA family protein produces the protein MHAELPLVFSVTSGKGGVGKTNLSVNLACCLAAAGKRVVLLDADLGLANVDVVLGLTPQRNLFHLFHDGATLDEVLCPTPYGFDILPASSGMSEMLSLSTGQKLELLEALDALEDRVDYLVVDTGAGINDNVLYFNLAAQQRLVVLTPEPTSLTDAYALIKVLKLNHGVEHFKVLVNMATDERGAKEMFTRLYKACDHFLSGVSLDLAGFVPRDPIVRKAVVSQRPFCSVALDSPACRAVRQVAATVQTWDVPAALDGNIKFFWKKLLFRS, from the coding sequence ATGCACGCTGAACTGCCACTGGTCTTTTCCGTCACCTCCGGCAAGGGGGGAGTGGGCAAGACGAACCTCTCCGTGAACCTCGCCTGCTGCCTCGCCGCGGCGGGCAAACGCGTCGTGCTTCTTGACGCCGACCTCGGTCTTGCCAACGTCGACGTGGTGCTCGGCCTGACCCCGCAGCGCAATCTCTTCCATCTCTTCCATGACGGCGCGACCCTCGACGAGGTGCTGTGCCCCACGCCCTACGGTTTCGACATCCTGCCTGCGTCATCCGGCATGAGCGAGATGCTCTCGCTCTCCACGGGGCAGAAACTCGAGTTGCTCGAGGCGCTGGACGCGCTGGAAGACAGGGTGGACTACCTTGTCGTGGACACCGGGGCCGGTATCAACGACAATGTCCTGTATTTCAACCTTGCTGCGCAACAGCGGCTGGTGGTGCTCACGCCCGAACCCACCTCGCTGACCGACGCCTACGCGCTCATCAAGGTGCTCAAGCTCAACCACGGGGTGGAGCATTTCAAGGTACTGGTGAACATGGCCACCGACGAACGCGGCGCGAAAGAGATGTTCACGCGCCTGTACAAGGCCTGCGACCACTTCTTGAGCGGCGTATCGCTCGACCTCGCGGGCTTCGTCCCCCGCGACCCCATCGTCCGCAAGGCGGTGGTGAGCCAGCGTCCGTTCTGCTCGGTGGCCCTCGACAGCCCCGCCTGCCGCGCCGTGCGTCAGGTGGCGGCGACCGTACAAACGTGGGACGTTCCGGCGGCTCTGGATGGTAACATCAAGTTCTTCTGGAAAAAGCTGCTCTTCCGCAGCTAG
- a CDS encoding chemotaxis response regulator CheY: protein MPANPNMRILVVDDFSTMRRIIKNILRQLGFSNVIEADDGTTAWETLNKDRVDFVISDWNMPNMTGIELLRKVRASEEFGDMPFLMVTAEAQQENIIEAVQAKVSNYIVKPFTAETMKQKIDKIFG from the coding sequence ATGCCTGCGAATCCGAATATGCGTATCCTCGTCGTGGACGATTTCTCCACCATGCGCAGGATCATCAAGAACATCCTCCGCCAGCTTGGATTCTCCAACGTCATCGAGGCTGACGACGGCACCACCGCGTGGGAGACCCTGAACAAGGATAGGGTCGACTTCGTCATCTCCGACTGGAACATGCCCAACATGACGGGCATCGAACTGCTTCGCAAGGTGCGCGCCAGCGAAGAGTTCGGCGACATGCCGTTCCTCATGGTCACCGCCGAAGCGCAGCAGGAGAACATCATCGAAGCCGTGCAGGCCAAGGTGTCGAACTACATCGTCAAGCCGTTCACTGCCGAGACCATGAAGCAGAAGATCGACAAGATCTTCGGTTGA